A stretch of DNA from Mucilaginibacter daejeonensis:
ACGATGCCAGCGCCGTGCGTGGTTCGACTGTGAGTGAGTAAGCTGAAAGGTGTGGTATCTCCAGATCGAACAGCATATTCATATTATGGCTCCACTTGGCATCGGTAAGCATGGGATAGCCGTAGATCAGGTCGGCCGTGATGTTCTCGAACCCGGCATCCTGCACGCGCTTTACTGATGCTTCGGCCTCGGCGCCCACATGGGCACGGTTCATCCATTTCAGATCCTCATCATAAAAGGACTGTATGCCAATGCTGAAACGGTTGATCGCAGTGGAACGAAGCGCCTTCACCTGCTCCCTGTTCAGGTCATCAGGATTAGCTTCCAGCGTGATCTCGGCATCTGATGCCACGGTATGGTGCTGGGTGATGGTGTCCAGTATGTGACCGATCTCGGTATCGGTCAGTAACGATGGGGTGCCACCACCAAAATAGATGGTATTGATCGTTGTGCCACTCAAGTACTGTTTTTGCAGCAAGATCTCGTGAGTCAGCGCCTGCACGATCTCGGTCCGGTACTTTTGTGAGGTGCTGAAATGAAAATCGCAGTAATGGCAAGCTTTCTTGCAAAACGGGATGTGTATATAGATGCCTGCCATCAGCGGCAAAGATACGCCGAAATTTTGGGAACGTTCAGGTAGGTGAATGCGGCCGGCATCGTCACATCATTTGTTACCTTTGCGGTAGATACATAAGCTAAACATGATCAAATTTATAACGGCAGATGAAGTATTGCCTATCCGGAACGAGATATTAAGAGAAGGAAGATTGACTCTCGACGAATGTCGATTTGCCGGCGATGATCATCCTGATAGTTTCCATCTTGGCTATTTTGATGGAGATAAGCTGGCATGTATCGCCTCGTTCCATCCGCAAGGTTACGGTGAGTTCGCTGGTGGTGGTTATCAGCTACGTGGCATGGCCACGTTGAAAGAGTATCAGGGTAAGGGCGTGGGCACGCAGTTGGTGAACTTTGCGGTCACTTACCTGCGCGGACAGAAAGTGAACTACGTTTGGTGCAATGCCCGCAAAGTGGCGGTAAGTTTTTATAGTAATACCGGGTTCGAGGTCATCTCGCCCGAGTTCGATATACCGGGCATTGGCCCGCACCATGTGATGTATTTGAAGATACAATAACATGTGGTAAGTAGCATAAACCAAAAAAGCGACCATTATTGGTCGCTTTTTTGGTTTATAGTGCAATTTATTATTGCTGCTCTTGTTTTTTCTTTTGCTTGTTCTCGATGATCTTACCTACACCGAAACCAGCACCCGCACCGGCCACACCACCGATAAGAGCGCCTACGCCACGGTTCTTTTTAGTGACCAAAGCACCTGTTAAGGCACCTGCACCGGCACCGATCAGCGCACCGTTACGTGCGGCATGGCTCTTTTTCACAGTGGTTTGGTTACTGTAGGTGCTACGTGCACCGTAACCTGACGCGGCATACGAGGTACGCGTACCTGACGATGATCTTGTTGTTCTGGTAGTGGTGGTACGGGCCACACGCTCACGGGCAGCACCTACGCTTTTCAAACTGTCCTCATAACGTTGTCTTTTCTGTGCTTTAAAAGCAGCAAGTCCTGCGGTGTCGGCTCTGGCTGCCGAATCCTTTTTAATGGCGGCAGCAGCAATGGCTGCGCTATCTACTGTGTCCGACTTATTCGCTGATTTACATGCAAATAAGCTTACCGAAATTATTGTAGCTAATACTACACGAACTGACTGTTTCATAATAGAGTTTTAATGTGTAATGAATGTAAGACCCAAGTAAGTGGCAAAGGTCAAGCGACATATAGCAATTTAGTTGCCAAAATTTACAACCCGTAGTGATGATCACGTTATAAGTAGTTGCCCTACAATTAAGTATGGCAGCGGACGGGTCAATGTTTGAATGGATACTTCGGACTATGGCTTGACGCAAAATATGTTCAACGTAGTGGTCAATGCCTAACTTAGTGTTGTTTAAACACTTTTTAATAATTAGTTGGGTGTATGTGGAACTTTTTTGTGATCTTGGCAACTCACTTTTGAGTACTGATATTTATGAGAACTATCGATCAATTGAACTTTGCCGGAAAAAAAGCCCTTATCAGGGTCGACTTTAATGTTCCGCTTGACAAAGACTATAACATAACCGACGATAACCGCATCACTGCGGCGTTGCCTACTCTTAAAAAGATCCTGGCCGATGGTGGCGCCGTGATCTTGATGTCGCACCTGGGCCGCCCTAAAGAAGGTCCTACCGAAAAATATTCACTTAAACACATCGTATCGCACCTGTCTGAATTGTTGGGCACTGAGGTACAATTCGCTGATGATTGCATTGGTGCTGAAGCCACTGATAAAGCCGCTGCGCTAAAAGATGGACAAGTGTTGTTGTTGGAGAACCTTCGTTTTTACAAAGAAGAAGAAAAAGGAGATAAGGACTTTGCCGAGAAACTATCAAAGTTGGGCGATCTATATGTGAACGATGCATTTGGTACCGCTCACCGTTCACATGCTTCTACAGCGGTTATCGCTCAGTTCTTCCCTGATGCCAAGTACTTTGGTTACCTGATGGCTGCCGAACTGGAAAATGCCGAAAAGGTATTGAACGGCGCTGCTAAACCTTTCACCGCTATTATGGGTGGTGCCAAGGTGAGCGACAAGCTGTTGCTGATCGAGAATATGCTTGAGAAAGTAGATAACCTGATCATTGGCGGTGGTATGGCCTACACTTTCGCTAAGGCACAAGGCGGCAACATCGGCAAGTCGTTGGTAGAGGATGATAAGCTGGAACTGGCTCTTGAACTGATCGCTAAAGCTAAAAGCAAAGGCGTTAAGTTATTATTGCCAACCGATTCGGTGATCGCTGATGCGTTCTCGAACGATGCCAATACCGAGACCGCACCGAACAATAATATTAAAGAAGGCTGGATGGGTCTAGACATCGGTCCTGATTCGATCGCGGCGTTCAGCAATGTGGTGACCGCTTCGAAGACCATTTTGTGGAACGGCCCAATGGGAGTTTTCGAGATGGAAAAGTTCGAGAAAGGTACTAAAGCTGTAGCCGAAGCTGTGGTAAAAGCAACTAAAGATGGCGCTTTCTCACTGATCGGCGGTGGCGATTCGGCCGCTGCGGTATCCAAATTCGGTTTTAATGACGACGTAAGCTACGTGTCTACCGGTGGTGGCGCATTGCTCGAGTACATGGAAGGCAAAGAATTGCCGGGTGTTAAAGCCATTAACGGATAACAATTTTTAAAGTATACTGAAGGCCGCTTTAGCAATAAAGCGGCCTTTTTTGTATGTTTAGTCCAGCAATTAGACACTATGAAGTTTTTCAGTTCATTGATCCTGGCCATGGTCGTCTTATCGGCCTTTGCGCAACGCGGGGCAAACCCCGCCGATGTGGCTTATGTAAAAGAGCACTACACCAAGCATGAGTACCAGATACCTATGCGCGATGGTAAAAAGCTATTTACCTCCGTGTATGTGCCTAAGGATGGATCAAAAAAATATCCGTTCATGATGGACCGCACCTGCTACAGCGTGGCGCCGTATGGCGCTGAGGCGTACAAGCCCAGCTTAGGTCCTAACCCCGACTTTATGAAAGATGGTTACATCTTTGTATACCAGGACGTGCGTGGCCGCTGGATGAGCGAGGGTATCTACGAAGAGATGACTCCCGAACTAGAAGTGCACAAGACCAACAAAGACGTTGATGAAGGCACCGACACTTATGACACCATTGACTGGCTACTCAAAAATGTAGAGAACAACAACGGCAAGGTAGGCGTGTGGGGCATATCATATCCCGGCTTTTATACTACCACAGCGTTGTTGAGCCGTCACCCGGCATTGGTGGCCGCGTCGCCGCAGGCACCCATCGCAGATCTTTGGCGCGATGATGCCTGGCACAATGGTGCGTTCTTTTTGGCGGCCAACTTCGGTTTTTATCCGGGTTTCACCAACCGTCAGGATGATAAGCCTACCCAGCGCCGCGGCGCCCGTTTTGACCCGAACCCGGGAAGCGAGGATGGCTACGATTTTTTCCTGAAAATGGGTTCGATGCGGAATACCAACGTAAAATATTTTAAGGATACCATTCGCTTGTGGAACGAGATGATGGACCATCCTGACTATGATCAGCATTGGAAAGATCGTAATGTGCTGCCTCATCTGCATGATATCAAGACCGCTACCCTTGTGACCGGTGGCTGGTACGATGCCGAGGACCTTTACGGTGCCATCAATACTTATAAAGTGTTGGCGGCAAAGAATCCGAATACGCCTATGTATTTTGCGATGGGCCCATGGGTGCATGGTGGCTGGGCGCGTGGTGCCGGCGACCACTTAGGCGATGTTGACTTTGGCGGAGAGACGGCGCCTTATTATCGCGAGAAGATCGAGTTCGCGTTCTTTAGTCATTATCTGAAGGGTACACCTTTGGATCTGCCAAAAGTGTCTACCTTTCAAACTGGTGTGAACCAATGGAAGACCTACAACGTTTGGCCTCCTGCAGGCGCTAAGGAAAAGAACTTATACTTTTTGCCTGGCGGAAAACTGTCTTTCACCGCACCAGTAGCTACTAAGGAAAGTTTTAACGAGTTCGTATCAGACCCGAACAAGCCGGTGCCTTACTACGCTAAAAAGACCATGGATATGGAGCGCGACTACATGACCGCCGATCAGCGTTTTGCCGCTGCCATGCCCGAGGTGTTGACCTATCAGACCGACGTGCTGACTCGCGATGTGACCCTGGCCGGTAATATATGGGCAAATCTTAAAGTATCAACCACTGGTACCGATGCTGATTGGGTAGTGAAAGTGATCGATGTTTATCCCGACACGGCATCTAACAATAAGTTCACCGCAAAAGATGTAAAGATGGCCGGCTACCAGCAAATGGTACGCAGCGAAAGTATGCGCGGTAAATACCGTACCGGTTTTGATAAGCCGTCGGCTTTTGTGCTAGGAAAAGTAAGCCCTGTCAATTTTGAATTACAGGATGTACTGCACACTTTCAAAAAAGGT
This window harbors:
- the hemW gene encoding radical SAM family heme chaperone HemW — protein: MAGIYIHIPFCKKACHYCDFHFSTSQKYRTEIVQALTHEILLQKQYLSGTTINTIYFGGGTPSLLTDTEIGHILDTITQHHTVASDAEITLEANPDDLNREQVKALRSTAINRFSIGIQSFYDEDLKWMNRAHVGAEAEASVKRVQDAGFENITADLIYGYPMLTDAKWSHNMNMLFDLEIPHLSAYSLTVEPRTALASFIKRKQEPPLSDSQSAQQFSYLMERMVEQGFEHYEISNFAKPGRYSRHNSNYWKGVPYLGIGPSAHSFNGSTRQWNVANNAAYLQQLTQRKIPAEIEELTMTDRLNEYIMTSVRTMWGLDLDHLNTLQSGAADILIKEAERFFDKEWLMQSGRVLTLSTAGKLYADHIAAELFFEE
- a CDS encoding GNAT family N-acetyltransferase — protein: MIKFITADEVLPIRNEILREGRLTLDECRFAGDDHPDSFHLGYFDGDKLACIASFHPQGYGEFAGGGYQLRGMATLKEYQGKGVGTQLVNFAVTYLRGQKVNYVWCNARKVAVSFYSNTGFEVISPEFDIPGIGPHHVMYLKIQ
- a CDS encoding glycine zipper domain-containing protein — protein: MKQSVRVVLATIISVSLFACKSANKSDTVDSAAIAAAAIKKDSAARADTAGLAAFKAQKRQRYEDSLKSVGAARERVARTTTTRTTRSSSGTRTSYAASGYGARSTYSNQTTVKKSHAARNGALIGAGAGALTGALVTKKNRGVGALIGGVAGAGAGFGVGKIIENKQKKKQEQQ
- a CDS encoding phosphoglycerate kinase — translated: MRTIDQLNFAGKKALIRVDFNVPLDKDYNITDDNRITAALPTLKKILADGGAVILMSHLGRPKEGPTEKYSLKHIVSHLSELLGTEVQFADDCIGAEATDKAAALKDGQVLLLENLRFYKEEEKGDKDFAEKLSKLGDLYVNDAFGTAHRSHASTAVIAQFFPDAKYFGYLMAAELENAEKVLNGAAKPFTAIMGGAKVSDKLLLIENMLEKVDNLIIGGGMAYTFAKAQGGNIGKSLVEDDKLELALELIAKAKSKGVKLLLPTDSVIADAFSNDANTETAPNNNIKEGWMGLDIGPDSIAAFSNVVTASKTILWNGPMGVFEMEKFEKGTKAVAEAVVKATKDGAFSLIGGGDSAAAVSKFGFNDDVSYVSTGGGALLEYMEGKELPGVKAING
- a CDS encoding CocE/NonD family hydrolase gives rise to the protein MKFFSSLILAMVVLSAFAQRGANPADVAYVKEHYTKHEYQIPMRDGKKLFTSVYVPKDGSKKYPFMMDRTCYSVAPYGAEAYKPSLGPNPDFMKDGYIFVYQDVRGRWMSEGIYEEMTPELEVHKTNKDVDEGTDTYDTIDWLLKNVENNNGKVGVWGISYPGFYTTTALLSRHPALVAASPQAPIADLWRDDAWHNGAFFLAANFGFYPGFTNRQDDKPTQRRGARFDPNPGSEDGYDFFLKMGSMRNTNVKYFKDTIRLWNEMMDHPDYDQHWKDRNVLPHLHDIKTATLVTGGWYDAEDLYGAINTYKVLAAKNPNTPMYFAMGPWVHGGWARGAGDHLGDVDFGGETAPYYREKIEFAFFSHYLKGTPLDLPKVSTFQTGVNQWKTYNVWPPAGAKEKNLYFLPGGKLSFTAPVATKESFNEFVSDPNKPVPYYAKKTMDMERDYMTADQRFAAAMPEVLTYQTDVLTRDVTLAGNIWANLKVSTTGTDADWVVKVIDVYPDTASNNKFTAKDVKMAGYQQMVRSESMRGKYRTGFDKPSAFVLGKVSPVNFELQDVLHTFKKGHRIMVQVQSTWFPLIDRNTQQFQDIMKAKDTDFKKATHRVYTSKINPSFLKVRVL